The Streptomyces kanamyceticus genome window below encodes:
- a CDS encoding aminotransferase-like domain-containing protein — MARSAAGDPAPDAPAVELDAGALHASVTSPVLTTMTFLNEITYRYPDAVSFAPGRPYEGFFAADEIPRLVQAYIDHLRDSGKSEDEVRTALFQYGPTAGQIRELVARMLRVDEDIDVPPESVVVTVGCQEAVLLVLRALCRDPDDVVLVDNPCYVGVTGAARLLEIPVVAVPGTGTGVDLGELERTVAELTARGKRVRALYVVPDCSNPTGVSMERADREALLETARRLDLLLLEDNPYGLFSSRRLPTLKSLDERQQVVYLGSFAKSAFPGARVGYVVADQRVTGAGLLAAELAKIKSMITVNTPSVSQAVIGAMLLSGDGGLREANTVAAKHYQDMMGRIRDGLEREFPSADRTRSQVSWNRPDGGFFLSLDVPFEADDAALDVSAREFGVLWTPMRYFHLGHDGDRQIRLSCSYLTAEQVDEGITRLAAMIRHLSA, encoded by the coding sequence ATGGCCCGTTCCGCCGCCGGGGACCCGGCGCCCGACGCTCCCGCCGTGGAGCTCGACGCGGGCGCGCTGCACGCCAGCGTGACCAGCCCGGTCCTGACCACCATGACGTTCCTGAACGAGATCACCTACCGCTACCCCGACGCGGTGTCCTTCGCGCCCGGCCGCCCCTACGAGGGGTTCTTCGCCGCGGACGAGATCCCGCGCCTGGTCCAGGCGTACATCGACCACCTGCGGGACTCCGGGAAGAGCGAGGACGAGGTCCGTACCGCGCTGTTCCAGTACGGCCCCACCGCGGGCCAGATCCGTGAACTCGTCGCCCGGATGCTGCGGGTGGACGAGGACATCGACGTGCCCCCGGAGTCGGTCGTGGTGACCGTGGGCTGCCAGGAGGCCGTCCTCCTGGTCCTCCGGGCGCTGTGCCGCGACCCCGACGACGTCGTCCTCGTCGACAACCCCTGCTACGTGGGCGTCACGGGCGCCGCCCGGCTCCTGGAGATCCCCGTGGTGGCGGTGCCCGGCACCGGCACCGGCGTGGACCTCGGCGAACTGGAGCGCACCGTCGCGGAACTGACCGCCCGGGGCAAGCGGGTGCGGGCCCTGTACGTGGTGCCCGACTGCTCCAACCCGACCGGCGTCAGCATGGAGCGCGCCGACCGCGAGGCGCTCCTGGAGACGGCCCGCCGCCTGGACCTGCTGCTCCTGGAGGACAATCCGTACGGGCTCTTCAGCAGTCGGCGCCTGCCCACCCTGAAGTCCCTGGACGAGCGCCAACAGGTCGTCTACCTCGGCTCGTTCGCCAAGAGCGCCTTCCCCGGCGCCCGCGTCGGCTACGTGGTGGCGGACCAGCGGGTCACCGGCGCCGGACTGCTCGCCGCCGAACTCGCCAAGATCAAGAGCATGATCACGGTCAACACCCCGAGCGTCTCGCAGGCGGTGATCGGCGCCATGCTCCTGTCCGGCGACGGCGGCCTGCGCGAGGCGAACACCGTGGCGGCCAAGCACTACCAGGACATGATGGGCCGCATCAGGGACGGCCTGGAGCGCGAGTTCCCGAGCGCGGACCGGACCCGCTCCCAGGTCTCCTGGAACCGTCCGGACGGCGGCTTCTTCCTCAGCCTCGACGTCCCCTTCGAGGCGGACGACGCGGCACTCGACGTCTCGGCCCGCGAGTTCGGGGTCCTGTGGACGCCGATGCGCTACTTCCACCTGGGCCACGACGGCGACCGCCAGATCAGACTCTCCTGCAGTTACCTGACGGCCGAACAGGTGGACGAGGGCATCACGCGCTTGGCGGCAATGATCCGCCATCTCTCAGCCTGA